In Desulfovibrio oxyclinae DSM 11498, a single window of DNA contains:
- a CDS encoding branched-chain amino acid ABC transporter permease, whose amino-acid sequence MDFIIQNILNALQWGSFYALIALGYTLVYGVLLLINFAHGDVFMVGAYIAFGLATMLLGPTVGLSPALAFVIIIPLTMMLTACVGVTLERIAYRPLRRKGAHRLYVVITALMCGLILEYSNLAAFGASRLKFPTLLEKTVWNIGGVAVTNLKILVIFAAVAVFLILNFIVTKTKIGMAMRGISYDKFAIPLMGIPIDNIIVFTFVLGSGFAGLAGLLFAMSYPILEPFMGAIIGWKAFIAAVVGGIGDIRGAFVGGFLLGFIEIGVVSFFPSTYRDFFAFSILLFILWLKPTGLFGVARTTKI is encoded by the coding sequence GTGGACTTCATCATCCAGAACATACTCAACGCCCTGCAGTGGGGGAGCTTCTACGCGCTCATCGCGCTCGGCTACACCCTCGTGTACGGCGTTCTGCTGCTCATCAACTTCGCCCATGGCGACGTCTTCATGGTGGGAGCCTACATCGCCTTCGGCCTCGCCACCATGCTGCTGGGGCCGACTGTGGGGCTCTCTCCGGCTCTGGCGTTCGTGATCATCATCCCCCTGACCATGATGCTTACCGCCTGCGTGGGGGTCACCCTTGAACGCATCGCCTACCGACCATTGCGAAGAAAGGGAGCACACCGGCTCTATGTGGTCATCACGGCCCTCATGTGTGGCCTGATCCTCGAATACTCCAACCTCGCCGCATTCGGCGCTAGCAGGCTCAAATTCCCGACACTGCTGGAGAAAACCGTCTGGAACATCGGCGGCGTCGCCGTGACCAACCTCAAAATTCTGGTCATCTTCGCGGCGGTTGCCGTATTCCTCATCCTGAATTTCATCGTGACCAAGACCAAAATAGGTATGGCCATGCGCGGCATCTCCTACGACAAGTTCGCCATACCGCTCATGGGTATCCCCATCGACAACATCATCGTCTTCACCTTCGTGCTGGGCTCGGGCTTTGCCGGGCTGGCCGGACTGCTCTTCGCCATGTCCTACCCGATCCTCGAACCCTTTATGGGCGCCATTATCGGCTGGAAAGCGTTCATCGCGGCCGTCGTCGGCGGCATCGGCGACATCCGGGGCGCATTCGTGGGCGGCTTTCTGCTCGGTTTCATCGAAATCGGCGTGGTGTCATTCTTCCCGTCCACCTACCGCGACTTCTTCGCCTTCTCCATTTTGCTGTTCATCCTGTGGCTCAAGCCCACGGGCCTATTCGGCGTGGCCCGCACAACCAAGATCTAG
- a CDS encoding winged helix-turn-helix transcriptional regulator: protein MSDCPIKTLDGRQYYCTMELTLQIVGGKWKPIILYYLGNKGTLRFSELKRSMPSITQKMLTQQLRELEADELIHREVYPQVPPKVEYSLTDLGQSIIPLLRQLCEWGSMFESRKLETLSKEDAA, encoded by the coding sequence ATGTCAGACTGCCCCATCAAGACGCTGGACGGCAGACAATATTACTGCACCATGGAGCTGACGCTCCAGATAGTGGGCGGCAAGTGGAAACCGATCATCCTCTACTATCTCGGCAACAAGGGGACGCTGCGATTCAGTGAACTCAAGCGCTCCATGCCGAGCATCACCCAGAAGATGCTGACCCAGCAGCTCAGGGAACTTGAGGCGGACGAACTCATCCATCGCGAGGTCTACCCGCAGGTACCGCCCAAGGTGGAATACTCGCTCACCGACCTGGGACAGTCGATCATCCCCCTGCTCCGCCAGCTCTGCGAATGGGGCAGCATGTTCGAATCCAGAAAACTCGAAACCCTCTCCAAAGAAGACGCCGCCTGA
- a CDS encoding ATP-dependent zinc protease family protein: protein MNRIIILTTLCMILTTGIVHADDGAAKQEPSAQETASELTSRDYIIAGYMEKVSITIRGIEAPITMEAKLDSGADSSSMHAEDIVLDEDNDTVTFTVLDQQDRKQRVTCEYDRIVRIKKRPSGYQRRAVIPVVVTIGSKKLDAFINLADRSNFSSRMLIGRKELRRGILVDSSRRNLLSLPEGQ, encoded by the coding sequence ATGAACAGAATCATAATCCTGACGACTCTCTGCATGATCCTGACGACGGGTATCGTTCATGCGGACGACGGCGCCGCGAAGCAGGAACCCAGCGCTCAGGAAACGGCTTCCGAACTCACGAGCCGGGACTACATCATCGCAGGATATATGGAGAAGGTCTCCATCACGATCCGCGGCATAGAAGCCCCCATCACCATGGAAGCGAAGCTCGACAGCGGCGCTGACAGTTCCTCCATGCACGCCGAGGATATCGTCCTCGACGAGGATAACGACACCGTGACCTTCACCGTGTTGGACCAGCAGGATCGCAAACAGCGGGTCACCTGCGAATACGACCGTATCGTGAGAATCAAGAAGCGACCCTCGGGTTACCAGCGCCGAGCCGTCATCCCGGTGGTGGTGACCATCGGCAGCAAAAAGCTCGATGCGTTCATCAATCTGGCCGACAGAAGCAATTTCTCATCCAGAATGCTCATCGGCAGAAAGGAACTCCGCCGGGGTATTCTGGTAGACTCTTCCCGCCGCAACCTTCTCTCCCTGCCCGAAGGACAGTAA
- a CDS encoding ABC transporter ATP-binding protein — MSAPLLEIDNLYVKYGNIEALHGISFSVQRGEIVTLIGANGAGKSTSLMSIARLPPPEAPKVISGDIRFEGQSILPMSPDKVVSDLHLVLVPEGRHIFGNLTVEENLKLATYARKDSHADVERDYKRVYSLFPRLNERRRQRSESLSGGEQQMLAVGRALMSGSTTIMLDEPSMGLAPLLMYDMFRALKDLNKDGMTILLIEQNANLALKFAHRGYVIDTGEIVARGSSEELMEDPEVKKAYLGG, encoded by the coding sequence ATGAGCGCACCGCTTCTCGAAATCGACAACCTCTACGTCAAGTACGGCAACATCGAGGCCCTGCACGGCATCTCATTCAGCGTGCAACGCGGGGAAATCGTCACCCTCATCGGCGCCAACGGAGCGGGCAAATCCACCTCGCTCATGTCCATCGCCCGGCTGCCGCCGCCGGAAGCCCCGAAAGTCATCTCGGGCGACATCCGGTTCGAGGGGCAATCCATCCTTCCCATGTCCCCGGACAAGGTGGTTTCCGACCTGCACCTGGTGCTGGTGCCCGAAGGTCGGCACATATTCGGCAACCTCACCGTGGAGGAGAACCTCAAGCTCGCCACCTATGCACGCAAGGATTCCCACGCGGACGTGGAACGAGACTACAAGCGTGTCTATTCGCTCTTCCCGCGCCTGAACGAGCGGCGCAGACAGCGCAGCGAATCCCTTTCCGGCGGCGAACAGCAGATGCTGGCCGTGGGTCGTGCCCTCATGTCCGGTAGCACCACCATCATGCTGGACGAGCCGAGCATGGGGCTGGCACCGCTATTGATGTACGACATGTTCCGCGCCCTCAAGGACCTGAACAAGGACGGCATGACCATCCTGCTCATCGAACAGAACGCAAACCTCGCGCTCAAGTTCGCGCACCGCGGCTACGTCATCGACACGGGCGAAATAGTGGCCCGCGGCTCTTCCGAAGAACTCATGGAGGACCCCGAAGTGAAAAAAGCCTATCTCGGAGGCTAA
- a CDS encoding dimethylsulfonioproprionate lyase family protein, protein MTCTLKDHPYLTYYLQDILFWYRNGSAGGSKIINSHMKHVRVALKQALKQCPEVVLPEAQSKPVCFHLDRAVDNGMHGPAAGSVRMFSRIAASLSWGYGYEWMPKKLSDRYAYSELMGPCGLVRFDKLILGVVLLAPDTVYPAHSHAGITESYLCLSGTLSQNDAGVYAPGSLIYNPPEHSHRITTGRTEPCLLSYAWAGSEEALANQTMTFKR, encoded by the coding sequence ATGACCTGCACGCTCAAAGACCACCCGTATCTGACCTACTACCTTCAGGACATCCTGTTCTGGTACCGCAACGGCTCTGCCGGCGGCAGCAAGATCATCAACAGCCACATGAAACATGTTCGCGTGGCGTTGAAACAGGCCCTGAAGCAATGCCCTGAAGTCGTCCTGCCAGAAGCGCAGTCCAAACCCGTCTGCTTTCATCTTGACCGTGCGGTGGACAACGGAATGCACGGCCCCGCCGCCGGGTCGGTACGGATGTTCTCGCGCATCGCCGCAAGCCTGTCATGGGGATACGGTTACGAGTGGATGCCCAAGAAACTCAGTGACAGATACGCCTACAGCGAACTCATGGGGCCATGCGGGCTGGTGCGCTTCGACAAACTGATCCTCGGCGTCGTGCTGCTCGCCCCCGATACGGTGTACCCGGCTCACAGCCACGCAGGCATCACCGAATCCTACCTATGCCTCAGTGGCACGCTTTCGCAGAACGACGCGGGCGTGTATGCCCCGGGCTCTCTCATCTACAACCCTCCGGAGCACAGCCACCGCATCACTACGGGGAGAACGGAACCGTGCCTGCTGTCCTACGCGTGGGCCGGCTCCGAGGAAGCGCTGGCAAATCAGACCATGACATTCAAGCGCTAG
- a CDS encoding DUF3568 family protein, translated as MRIKNLVLAMMLLLSAVAVTGCGAIIAGTAAATGTYVYVDGQAKADYRASLGRTYDASLAACRSLGMNITGQEIDGDSASISADYRGDTIWIRLSLEGDNFTQVSVRVGLLGDKVQSRRIHDSIAANL; from the coding sequence ATGCGTATCAAGAATCTTGTTCTGGCAATGATGCTGCTCCTTTCCGCCGTGGCGGTGACCGGTTGCGGCGCAATCATCGCAGGCACTGCGGCTGCCACGGGAACGTATGTCTACGTTGACGGTCAGGCCAAGGCAGACTACCGCGCCAGTCTGGGGCGGACTTATGACGCCTCTCTGGCGGCCTGTCGCAGTCTCGGCATGAACATCACCGGACAGGAGATCGACGGCGACTCCGCAAGCATCAGCGCGGACTATCGTGGCGATACCATCTGGATTCGCCTGTCTTTGGAGGGTGATAACTTCACGCAGGTCAGCGTCCGCGTCGGCCTTCTGGGCGACAAAGTGCAGTCCAGACGTATTCACGACTCCATCGCGGCGAACCTGTAA
- a CDS encoding putative quinol monooxygenase: protein MKNEQPTVLVLFEAKAGYEEEAREVLRELVRKSLRDEGCLQYDMHEKPDAPGRFMLFERWASRELLSEH, encoded by the coding sequence ATGAAAAACGAACAGCCGACGGTACTGGTGCTTTTCGAGGCAAAGGCCGGATATGAGGAAGAGGCCCGTGAAGTGCTTCGCGAACTGGTGCGGAAAAGTCTTCGCGATGAAGGGTGCCTGCAATACGACATGCACGAAAAGCCGGATGCACCCGGCCGTTTCATGCTTTTTGAACGCTGGGCTTCCCGTGAGTTGTTGAGCGAGCATTAG
- a CDS encoding secondary thiamine-phosphate synthase enzyme YjbQ, producing the protein MKSYRKELWFDIPTRRAFINITPDVEQCLKESGIREGLCLINAMHITASVFINDDESGLHHDYEKWLEELAPHEPVSQYRHNTYEDNADAHMKRQIMGRESVVAVTDGKLDFGTWEQIFYGEFDGRRKKRVLVKIIGE; encoded by the coding sequence ATGAAATCCTATCGCAAGGAACTCTGGTTCGACATTCCCACGCGCCGCGCCTTCATCAATATCACGCCAGACGTGGAACAGTGCCTGAAGGAATCCGGCATCCGCGAAGGACTTTGCCTCATCAATGCCATGCACATCACGGCCTCGGTCTTCATCAATGACGACGAATCAGGCCTGCATCACGATTATGAAAAATGGCTGGAGGAACTCGCCCCACACGAGCCTGTCAGCCAGTACCGCCACAACACTTATGAAGACAACGCCGATGCCCACATGAAACGCCAGATAATGGGCCGCGAGAGCGTGGTGGCCGTCACCGACGGCAAACTCGACTTCGGCACGTGGGAACAGATATTCTATGGCGAGTTCGACGGACGCAGGAAGAAACGCGTGCTCGTGAAGATCATCGGTGAATGA
- a CDS encoding ABC transporter substrate-binding protein: MSHCFSKLGALVLSLAACLCLATAAVANEPIKIGFNLPLTGDIPEVGEGSKNAAEMYLKDVNEAGGLEVGGEQYPLEFIYMDNESKPDSAVNAALKLIEQESVVAVIGPNSSNQAVPAGGTCNDNRVPMISPWSTNVNTTLDRPWVFRAAFLDDFQGVVAANFASSKFDAKKAAVIFDISNPYSDGLANVFKGAWEKKHGEGSVVAFVSHGAKDQDFSAQLTKIIAAAPDFIFVPDNYNQTALIIPQARDLGYQGPFMGADAWGTPDLIKLCGQDCYGQYFSTHYAAAGATGATKEFIDRYKEAYGSVPADYAALTWDAIGLMLQAIQNAGTVERNPRKMRKLVREGLASIKSFPGITGDMKFDEQGDPIKCAVVVEIDDQGEFVFAESVCP; encoded by the coding sequence ATGAGTCATTGCTTCAGCAAACTTGGCGCGCTCGTACTGAGCCTCGCCGCCTGCCTGTGCCTGGCAACCGCCGCCGTGGCAAACGAGCCCATCAAGATCGGTTTCAACCTGCCCCTGACCGGCGACATCCCCGAAGTGGGCGAAGGCTCCAAAAACGCCGCCGAGATGTACCTCAAGGACGTCAACGAAGCGGGCGGACTCGAAGTTGGCGGCGAACAGTACCCGCTTGAATTCATCTACATGGACAACGAGTCCAAGCCCGACTCGGCCGTCAACGCAGCCCTCAAGCTCATCGAGCAGGAAAGCGTTGTCGCGGTCATTGGCCCCAACTCTTCCAACCAGGCCGTTCCCGCAGGCGGCACCTGCAACGACAACCGCGTGCCCATGATCTCCCCGTGGTCCACCAACGTGAACACCACGCTTGATCGTCCGTGGGTCTTCCGCGCCGCCTTCCTCGACGACTTCCAGGGCGTCGTTGCAGCCAACTTCGCCTCCTCCAAATTCGACGCCAAGAAGGCCGCCGTCATCTTCGATATCTCCAATCCCTATTCCGATGGTCTTGCCAACGTGTTCAAGGGAGCATGGGAAAAGAAGCACGGCGAAGGTTCCGTTGTCGCTTTCGTCTCTCACGGCGCCAAGGATCAGGACTTCTCGGCCCAGCTGACCAAGATCATCGCCGCCGCCCCGGACTTCATCTTCGTGCCGGACAACTACAACCAGACCGCGCTGATCATCCCGCAGGCACGCGACCTCGGCTATCAGGGTCCGTTCATGGGCGCTGACGCATGGGGCACCCCCGACCTCATCAAGCTTTGCGGACAGGACTGCTACGGCCAGTACTTCTCCACCCACTACGCCGCAGCCGGCGCCACCGGTGCCACCAAGGAATTCATCGACCGCTACAAGGAAGCCTACGGCTCCGTGCCCGCCGACTACGCGGCCCTGACTTGGGACGCCATCGGCCTCATGCTGCAGGCCATCCAGAACGCCGGTACCGTGGAGCGCAACCCGCGCAAGATGCGCAAGCTCGTGCGTGAGGGACTTGCCTCCATCAAGTCCTTCCCCGGCATCACCGGCGACATGAAATTCGACGAACAGGGCGACCCGATCAAATGCGCCGTGGTCGTCGAGATCGACGATCAGGGTGAATTCGTCTTCGCCGAGTCAGTCTGCCCGTAA
- a CDS encoding branched-chain amino acid ABC transporter permease, translating into MTKYTFNIAYVLFCLGLLYIAHNQYEYDFINNYTLSVFMFTGINIIIATSLNLVNGNMGEFSCGHAAFICVGAYVSSILSVLCFGSKFGDPLFPAEYAMFLFPVIIIIGGLVASLAGILVAVPSFKTRGDYLAIITIAVNYMIISGIENMKFIGGPSGFMGMKDTVWAMVDTIELPWMLFWVLTFMTLTVWLIRRFVSSTYGKGVNAICQDEVAAEIMSVNTNKMKIVNFMLSSGLAGIAGGLFAHIVGFINPSAFGILKSTEAMVMVYLGGMGSLSGAVMSAILFTALLEVLRSQSIIDFILTPVTAVIPDWEPSAGVIKWVLIPLILVLLMQFRPEGIMGNRELSDFFPKLKRFYSFK; encoded by the coding sequence ATGACAAAATACACGTTCAACATCGCATACGTCCTATTCTGCCTCGGGCTGCTCTACATCGCCCACAACCAGTATGAATACGACTTCATCAACAACTACACCCTGTCGGTGTTCATGTTCACCGGTATCAACATCATCATCGCCACGAGCCTGAACCTCGTGAACGGCAACATGGGCGAATTCTCGTGCGGTCACGCGGCCTTCATCTGCGTAGGCGCCTACGTTTCGTCCATCCTTTCGGTGCTATGCTTCGGATCAAAATTTGGCGACCCGCTGTTTCCGGCCGAATACGCCATGTTCCTGTTCCCGGTGATCATCATCATCGGCGGCCTGGTGGCCTCGCTGGCGGGAATCCTCGTGGCAGTGCCGTCCTTCAAGACGCGCGGCGACTACCTCGCCATCATCACCATCGCGGTGAACTACATGATCATCTCAGGCATCGAGAACATGAAATTCATCGGCGGCCCCAGCGGCTTCATGGGCATGAAGGACACGGTCTGGGCCATGGTGGACACCATTGAACTACCGTGGATGCTGTTCTGGGTGCTGACCTTCATGACGCTGACGGTCTGGCTCATCCGACGCTTCGTCTCCTCAACCTACGGCAAGGGCGTCAACGCCATCTGTCAGGACGAGGTGGCGGCGGAAATCATGAGCGTGAACACCAACAAGATGAAGATCGTCAACTTCATGCTCTCTTCCGGGCTGGCAGGCATCGCGGGCGGACTCTTCGCCCACATCGTGGGCTTCATCAACCCTTCGGCGTTCGGCATCCTCAAGTCCACGGAGGCCATGGTCATGGTCTACCTCGGCGGCATGGGGTCGCTCTCCGGCGCGGTGATGTCGGCCATCCTGTTCACGGCGCTGCTTGAAGTGCTGCGTTCACAGTCCATCATCGACTTCATCCTTACGCCGGTGACCGCCGTCATACCGGACTGGGAACCTTCGGCCGGCGTCATCAAATGGGTACTCATACCGCTGATTCTCGTGCTGCTCATGCAGTTCAGGCCGGAGGGCATCATGGGCAACCGGGAACTGTCCGACTTCTTCCCCAAACTCAAGCGCTTCTACAGCTTCAAATAG
- a CDS encoding inactive transglutaminase family protein: MNSLQLKLLVSLLLLTGLGIFGYKAFVLGFPLTPEEQTRTWNVEARVSFEAQDSPVKATLQTLNRLPRFVVTDEYFISDDYGLLRGMQAEDGSGLTNDTDAENAIAVWSKRSAKGKQDLFYSARLRPENNSDDRTWVHPTDIPRLVDPQFTPAEQAAANSLLTKVGSESADIETFVPHLMQLLMPPSDNTDAAYLLRGHPGRLGAVNMAVRLLHFSGIPAQSVHGITLSTSNNAPLSHWLELYHDGAWHMFDVTQGAFGTPGDFVPWWRGNAPLASLKGGDNLEVTLSVAPVSVSSLKNTVEQLNITEPAIMGFSLFNLPVQAQATYRVILLIPIGALLLVFLRNVIGFSTFGTFMPALIALSFRETELLWGVCLFSIVIILGLSVRLYLEHLKLLLVPRLACVLIVVVLLMAGISVVSFKLGFPRGISVSLFPMVILSMTIERVSVMWDEMGAGKAIQQIIGTMAVAVLAYLAMSNQYIEHLTFVFPELFLVLLALTMMTGRYTGFRLLELIRFRALLKR, from the coding sequence ATGAATTCTCTGCAATTGAAGCTGTTGGTGAGCCTGCTCCTGCTGACCGGTCTCGGCATTTTCGGCTACAAGGCCTTTGTTCTGGGCTTTCCGCTCACACCTGAAGAACAGACCAGAACATGGAACGTGGAGGCCCGCGTCTCCTTCGAGGCACAGGACAGCCCGGTCAAGGCCACGCTCCAGACCCTGAACCGGCTGCCCCGCTTCGTGGTCACGGACGAATACTTCATCAGCGACGACTATGGTCTCCTGCGCGGCATGCAGGCCGAAGACGGCTCCGGCCTGACCAACGACACCGACGCCGAAAACGCCATCGCGGTCTGGTCCAAACGTTCCGCGAAAGGCAAACAGGACCTGTTCTACTCCGCCCGCCTGCGGCCCGAAAACAATTCCGACGACCGCACCTGGGTGCACCCAACGGACATCCCGAGACTCGTGGACCCGCAGTTCACGCCGGCGGAGCAGGCCGCCGCCAACTCCCTGCTAACCAAGGTCGGCAGCGAATCCGCGGATATCGAAACCTTCGTGCCCCATCTGATGCAGCTGCTCATGCCGCCTTCGGACAACACGGACGCGGCCTATCTGCTGCGGGGACATCCCGGCCGTCTCGGCGCGGTCAACATGGCCGTCAGGTTGCTGCATTTTTCAGGCATTCCGGCCCAGTCGGTCCACGGCATCACCCTCAGCACCTCCAACAACGCCCCCCTGAGCCACTGGCTGGAACTCTACCACGACGGCGCATGGCATATGTTCGACGTCACTCAGGGCGCCTTCGGAACGCCGGGGGATTTCGTCCCGTGGTGGCGCGGCAATGCCCCGCTTGCCTCCCTGAAAGGCGGCGATAATCTCGAAGTGACACTCTCCGTGGCGCCGGTATCCGTGAGTTCCCTGAAAAACACCGTCGAGCAACTCAACATCACCGAACCCGCGATCATGGGCTTTTCCCTCTTCAACCTGCCGGTGCAGGCGCAGGCCACCTACCGGGTCATTCTGCTCATCCCCATCGGGGCACTGCTGTTGGTCTTCCTGCGCAACGTCATCGGCTTTTCCACCTTCGGCACCTTCATGCCCGCGCTCATCGCGCTCTCGTTCAGGGAAACCGAGCTGCTTTGGGGTGTCTGCCTCTTTTCCATCGTGATCATCCTCGGGCTTTCGGTCCGCCTCTATCTGGAGCACCTCAAGCTGCTGCTCGTGCCAAGGCTCGCCTGCGTGCTCATCGTGGTGGTGCTGCTCATGGCAGGCATCAGCGTCGTCAGCTTCAAGCTGGGCTTTCCCCGCGGCATCTCCGTCAGCCTCTTCCCCATGGTTATTTTGAGCATGACCATCGAGCGCGTCTCCGTCATGTGGGACGAGATGGGCGCAGGCAAGGCCATCCAGCAGATCATCGGCACCATGGCCGTGGCCGTGCTGGCTTATCTGGCCATGAGCAATCAGTACATAGAGCATCTCACCTTCGTCTTCCCGGAGCTGTTCCTCGTGCTGCTGGCGCTGACCATGATGACCGGACGCTACACCGGCTTCCGGCTGCTCGAACTCATCCGCTTCCGGGCGCTGCTCAAGAGGTAG
- a CDS encoding nitroreductase family protein, producing MDVFEAIMNRRSIRKFTDAPISDETMHDVLEAGMMAPSAGNAQPWQFVIVDDPEKLAACKELNPYAAMAVKAPAGILVCGDTSLEKFPGFWAQDCSAAIQNILLAIHAKGLGAVWTGIYPVEERVAGFQKEFGLPENVVPLALIVMGEPAQQPTAESRYRQDRVHRNGWQG from the coding sequence ATGGACGTATTTGAAGCCATAATGAACAGGCGCAGCATCCGGAAATTCACGGATGCTCCCATCTCAGATGAAACCATGCACGACGTGCTCGAAGCGGGCATGATGGCCCCGAGCGCAGGCAACGCCCAGCCGTGGCAGTTCGTCATCGTGGACGACCCGGAAAAACTCGCGGCCTGCAAGGAGTTGAACCCTTATGCCGCCATGGCTGTCAAGGCTCCGGCAGGCATTCTCGTCTGCGGCGATACCAGCCTTGAAAAGTTCCCCGGCTTCTGGGCTCAGGACTGCTCCGCGGCAATCCAGAACATCCTGCTGGCGATTCACGCCAAAGGACTCGGCGCGGTCTGGACCGGTATTTATCCGGTGGAAGAGCGCGTGGCCGGTTTTCAGAAGGAGTTCGGTCTGCCGGAGAACGTGGTGCCGCTGGCACTGATTGTAATGGGTGAACCCGCACAGCAGCCCACAGCCGAGTCGCGTTACCGGCAGGACCGCGTGCACAGGAACGGATGGCAGGGATAA
- a CDS encoding substrate-binding periplasmic protein — MRRILVFTAALAIAFLVTGNRSATAHHLNIVAENIPPYAYFEDGEPSGCMVEIVAEILRRNGRDPHSVRLLPWARGYDDLLNKKNRVLFPVPETEAIRSRLWLIGPLAEIEPMFFRNAQGKVTINNLDDAKRVERISVTRDHSAHLRLSGLGFRNLDLSNGHFSDFAKLAVGRVSLAVMDHRFFNEFLRRHRLLKPDMFSPTGVTLGTDSLYIAMSPDVPREVVQRWQSTLDEMKQDGTYKRIMEKFM, encoded by the coding sequence ATGCGACGTATTTTAGTTTTTACAGCCGCTCTGGCGATAGCGTTTCTCGTGACGGGAAACCGTTCCGCAACGGCACACCACCTTAATATTGTTGCGGAAAACATCCCCCCGTACGCCTATTTCGAGGACGGAGAGCCTTCGGGATGCATGGTGGAAATTGTTGCCGAGATACTGCGCAGGAACGGCCGCGATCCACACTCCGTAAGACTACTCCCCTGGGCGAGAGGATATGACGATCTGCTCAACAAAAAGAACAGAGTGCTCTTTCCCGTACCTGAAACGGAAGCAATCCGCTCCCGGCTGTGGCTGATCGGCCCGCTGGCGGAGATCGAACCCATGTTCTTCCGCAACGCTCAGGGCAAGGTCACCATAAACAATCTTGACGACGCCAAAAGGGTCGAACGGATCTCCGTGACCCGGGACCATAGCGCGCACCTCCGGCTCTCCGGACTGGGTTTCAGGAACCTCGACCTGAGCAACGGTCATTTTTCTGACTTTGCCAAACTCGCTGTCGGCCGGGTATCCCTTGCCGTCATGGACCACAGGTTTTTCAATGAATTCCTGCGTCGTCATCGTCTGCTCAAACCGGATATGTTCTCCCCCACCGGCGTCACGCTCGGCACCGATTCACTGTATATTGCCATGTCGCCGGACGTACCGCGAGAAGTGGTACAACGATGGCAGAGCACCCTTGACGAGATGAAGCAGGATGGTACTTACAAACGTATCATGGAAAAATTCATGTAA
- a CDS encoding ABC transporter ATP-binding protein, with protein MPLLQIDGLTQRFGGLQAVSDFNITLEGGELVGLIGPNGAGKTTIFNLVSGFYQPTEGDILIQGKDTRGMRPHQVTARGVARTFQNIRLWHDMTVLDNIRIAQHYRMGYTVWDSFLRTKRYRKGEANIDRVSWEMLEAMSLKDYAYEYPPNLPYGLQRRVEIARAMSVQPKLLLLDEPAAGLNSADVEKLISLVRWIHDTFEITIWMIEHQMKVVTSLCQFIKVIDFGATISEGTADDIQNDPTVIKAYLGDDTI; from the coding sequence ATGCCACTGCTTCAAATAGACGGACTGACGCAGCGATTCGGCGGGCTACAGGCCGTATCGGACTTCAACATCACGCTGGAAGGCGGCGAACTGGTCGGCCTCATCGGCCCCAACGGCGCGGGCAAGACCACCATCTTCAACCTTGTCTCAGGATTCTACCAGCCCACCGAAGGCGACATCCTCATTCAGGGAAAGGACACGCGCGGCATGAGGCCGCATCAGGTCACCGCGCGCGGCGTGGCCCGCACCTTCCAGAACATCCGCCTCTGGCACGACATGACCGTGCTGGACAACATCCGCATCGCCCAGCACTACCGCATGGGATATACGGTCTGGGACTCCTTCCTGCGCACCAAACGCTACCGCAAGGGCGAGGCCAACATCGACCGCGTTTCATGGGAGATGCTGGAGGCCATGAGTCTCAAGGATTACGCGTATGAATACCCGCCGAACCTGCCCTACGGCCTGCAACGGCGCGTGGAGATAGCGCGGGCCATGAGCGTTCAGCCCAAGCTGCTGCTGCTCGACGAGCCCGCGGCGGGCCTGAACTCGGCGGACGTGGAAAAGCTCATCTCGCTGGTGCGCTGGATTCACGACACCTTCGAGATCACCATCTGGATGATCGAACACCAGATGAAGGTGGTCACCTCGCTTTGCCAGTTCATCAAGGTCATCGACTTCGGCGCCACCATCTCGGAAGGCACCGCCGACGACATCCAGAACGACCCCACGGTTATCAAGGCCTACCTCGGAGACGACACGATATGA